The genomic segment attttacaatttttgtcttttcagtgtctgttaaatctcttttttggcccattttgcctgagataaagaagctgcctaataattatgcacaccttaatatagggtattaatgactttaggtcacaccctccctcattacacaaataaataccacctgagaatgcttaaatccaattagcattcaagtgtatctagcttgtggttggaaaacatgcatagaaataatggtagggtcagagtactcacttgcctaataattgtgcacacagtgtatttgcatgatcattattattttactagtggcataaaattgtcttgaaaagatgttaagaataatatcgtttatcgcaataatttctgagacaatatattgtccaacaaaatttgttatcgtgacaggcctagaagtgtgtgtgtgttagatgtacatttcagaaactcttctctgctctgtggttctggttctgaaatgatctgaactgctgcagctgtggagagaaaaatggaaacatgagtttgtgtaaaacatggaaagagtttaaagtgatccagtcagtttattcattttaaatcagtgttttagttcaaagtgtcaggtgaataaagtgtctgcagaaaagaaagcaggagcatcactaagaaataacacatcactgtgtttctccagcaggaacagctcctcttaccatgtggagggattttgttgaattcctcctcacagaattcctcgagtctctttttcagatctgagagagaattcctcactccatcaaatgagagatgttgatggacagtgacgctggatgtgtgaaaatctggtctgTCCAATGGAGGAGACcgacgtccagaagctaaaacctacagaaaacaaatgaaatgtaaaacccacttgtgatgtcagacagggacatttattgttcccttaatgagaggtgttttagagagtgtgtgaggaacagctggctctgtagatcagacagtgagtgttacctggaggaaatggatgtgatcgtgtgtgtgtgaaagctgctccagctcagtgactctcctctgaagatcagcaatctcctgctccagttgctccaggagtcgttcagctcgactcagttcagccttctcctgatctctgatcagctccgtcacctcccagcgctttttctccatggagctgatcagctcagtaaagatcctctcactgtcctcaactgctgtctgtgcactgagctgttaggacacacacacaagatttaaagctcatctatcattccctctcttactgggactgtaaatgactcgttgtccatgttgtgtgtgtttctaggagcagctctgtctctgctcactgctcacctttatagtgttcacagcctgtttcagctcctgcaccaccttctgcttctcctggattctctgctgggatttcatctgctcctcctttaactcactctgaggacaaataaaatacattcagctttttatacagtacgagcgaactggttccatattaatgtcagttcaaagtacattcatgtttcgctctgaaggttatgtactgtgtgtgtgtgtgtgtgtgagagagagagagagagagagagagagagaaatattcaCTAACTAATCTGCTTAACTAATctagtttgctcggaatttacgagagacccagagcactcgttcaaaacaaagagcgactcgctcgctgccgaatccacagaatgcgcatgtgGCTCTGAGGGCctctcacagtcagcgggggaaactggtgttgaatctgctggtggtgttcaattagttttcttgtacattgcaagtccatcgagttaattatcagaggtggacagtaacgaagtacatttacttgagttctgtactcaagtacactgagtatctgtactttacttgagtattttttttggaaactcatgactttaacttcactacatttgaaagacaaatatcatactttttactccactacatttctatcaaggtccttgttactcgttactatgaagcagctttgaaagtggatgtttttttcttttcttttctaaaacatgattgttttttcgcAGATGAcattgagacagtctatcagtaattactagggtcatgtcacgtccatagactggataaaatcaagatcaatgatttctccacagcattatttaacacgatcagttgatggcagaatggaaggaggcggttcttctggggaatgcacacacccacggttctatagctagaacccatgtctcaggttctgaaaggaataaagagtcatttcatttaaatgtttgcttagtttgcctaaaacagagcacatcacagcctacaaaaactcgccatccgacctgcagaaacatattgagggatataaacgttttattccaagagaaagcttccagtgaagttgtctgtgctttcgagctcgtgataacattgcaatagctacacagtctgattagtcaaatgactttctatggatttgaccaccaagttgccatagtcttgtccacagctaacgtttacacatacctagttaacttggacactgttacttagcatgtaaacatggagttacgcgaacatgaataacattaacttacctgaattcctttcagaaatatattaGCATCAGAAATGTTTTATCTCAGTGTCTGAGAATTTCTGATTCCTGCATTTTGTCGTGTTTCGAGCTCGAAATCACTTCTGTTCTGTTTATCGTGAGCGGCAAAATAAAgagtaaaaatataaaaatataaaactgATTCTTTAGGGTTATTTGTAGTGATTTTAATAATAAATGTTGTCACAAAGGATCTTAACTCTCTGAGTGATATTCATGAAGTCCATAAAAACGTTAGACACGTTTAGCTCCAGTCTTCAGTTTCCTGAATGATCTGCACTGGTCTCATGTTTCAGACGTGTTTACTGTGTTCGTGAGAAGAGTGTAGATGAGTGTGATGGAGTTTGGCTCTGGGCAGGTTTTTTCAGCAGGAGCAGAGGAAATTTGCCTGCGAACAGGGGCTCTGGGCAGAGGGGGAAGGGGGACGCTGTTAAATCTGAAAGTGAAATGAATAAATCCTGCTTTCAAACTGAAACACCATCCTCTTGATTACAGATTGGAAAAAATCCCTCCATAAACGCCCCATCTTGTAGTCTTCACCACAAAGTTCTGAGTTCACTAAATGTGACGTGTTTGCAAATGTTTTCACAAATAACGAAGGCCATGGAAGTATTTTTTGTTGGATGATCAGGAACATATTGTAATTTTTTTCACAATATAATTTAACTCTGCCAAGGCAGTTATGCTTTCAGTTTCTTTGACTGTAAGCAGGATTATGCAAAATCTACCAGcgggatttccatgaaacttggtgaaaaAGTCTGGCATTGGCGATGGAAGAACTTGTTCAGTTTTGGAATGGATCGAACCCACAGGACAGCTGTACGAATTTAATTTCACTTACGCTAACATTGCAGCATTTGGCCTTGATGGAGGTCTGCATTtccaagtgcccttctaatttCTACTGAAACtcccccagcacacacacacacacattccctgCTCTGCGACAGTTACAATTCCATTCTGTGTTAAACACAAGGCAAGATATTCAGCTCATGGTGTAAAGGTGGAAGTTTCACAAGCTAGCCGACATAAACACACCTCTGActataacatttcacacaatTAACCCACGGCCAGGACTTCCACACGAGAAGCATGACCAGACATGGGTTTGTCCACATTTCAGCCTCAGATTCTGAGATCACACTCTTGCTGCCAGTTACTATTGCCTCGACTAATGAATCCACAGAGTTCTTTTCCATAAACCTAATGTTATATGAATGAGTACATTTACTTACTTAAATGCACTTAATATTCGATATCTTCACAACAAAACAATGTGTCTGTTGATTGCGTCTCCACACGTGGACGTTTATCAGTCTGGCTAACAGGACGTGAAATTAAGATCAAAAGCTCACTGCATGCTGCATTAATTGATTGAATCAGATCACCTGTGTTGGCTTTATGTTTTTTAGTCTCAAAATAACTGTCACACCCGCATGCATTGGCACGCTCAACTgtcaaacacgcatgcccaatgaaatggaactattttcgatttatggttttctagttgcacgtggttttctcggtcattgaTTTGTGGTTGAGCAGTCCTCGTGTTTCATGCATGCCCAATGaaatggaactattttcgatttatggttttctagttgcacgtggttttctcggtcattgaTTTGTGGTTGAGCAGTCCTCGTGTTTCATGCATGCCCAATGaaatggaactattttcgatttgtgGTTTTCTAGTTGCACATGGTTTTCTTGGTCATTTGTGGTTGAGCAGTCCTCATGTGCACATCAAATTTGACAAGTTTTATCTTTTTAAAATGGCATCTGGAAACTCAATGGCAAAGAGAAAACGTGCTGGAACTGGACATCTGAAGGAATGGGAAACTCTGGATGGAGAATACAAAGGATGGATCCAGGCATCTTCGAATGGCCCCCAATATTCGCTCTGTGTTCCGTGCAGAAAGCACATTAAAGTGGCAGCTTCAGGTTTTTATGACCTGAAATGGCATTTCCAAACCAAGGCACATAAAGACTGCATCATTAAATGCTGGACCTTCAAGTCTATGGAGCAGCATTTTGGCGCAAGtccatcggctcggactgcccagacttctttgatggctgcagaagttatgttctgtcaatttctcgtggaacacaacatccccccgactgtggcggACCATTTTTCTCGGCTAGCGAAAAAAatgtttcccgattcaaagactgcacaggtaagcatttgtgtgtttttttttttttaagtttttactgtttgcatgtaggaaagcttcctccactgtcatgataatttagggaggtgaTACTGGGAGGCACcatttatacaacggcaactgtagttacccagcGATTTCgcgtccctaaacattttaattgctgatagacattttatcctcctgagaaccaacccatagacttgtgtcctctgtagttgacatttgttttacgtgcacaccctcttactctttcaagctattcacttgaatcctggtgtattGTAAAGAGTgcatcctttttaaaaaaaatctaaattgtaAGTTGTTTTTTTAACCCTACCTAGTaagggaaatcacaacaaaagagaaactgAGAGAAACTAATTTttttggttcccaggaggatatgtagacacagatgaccaacactcgttactaccatcagtcgtcagtaaactggaaaattattcaatgaagagtaatggtggtaatgacCGTTGGTAACCTGCATTATTCTACTGTTATTTCTGTTTCAGCATTGGCTGCATTTGACACTTGGCAAATCTTTGTGTGAAGGCCGGTGTGAAGGCGCTGCCATTTAAAGTAGATGACCTTCTGGTGGACGTGTTCTACTTTTTCCACCACAGCTCAAAGTGCATTCAGGACTTCAAAGAATTTCAGCAGTTTACAGAGGTTAGCTAACAGACCTATCGTATCACTAAAACATAAGGAGTCTTTGAGATTCTCTTCTGGTAGTCTTTCAGCTTTTCCTCAGTTAATTGTTCTACATTAAATTCTCAGTAAAGGAGCAGCAGATCTTGAAGCACTGTCCTACCCATGGGCTCATCCTAGAGAAAGTCTGCAACCGCCTACTGAGCCAACTGCCAGCCTTGCAAAGCTACTTTGCCAGTCATAAAGATGTTGAGAAACTGGGCAAATCAAGTCGATAAATGACAGGCTACAGGAACCCATGACTGAGCTGATACTGTTGTTCCTGCAGTACATTATGTCAGTGCTCAGTCAGTTTAACATCCTTTTTCAAGGGGAGGATTGCATGGttggcagtctcctccccgagatGGACAGGCTTCTACGGGAGTTTGCTGTGAAGTTCTTGGAGctgatgttagggttttgctgggattcaaacccaggtcgttggtgtgataatccagcaaacccccactaggccaccagggggatgattcaagtgcagaggcgtgaggcgaaagtagagtatcaaaaaaaaagtttatttacactatttacaatccaatggaaaaaaacgaaaagaaaatccaaaagctcagaagataaaccaaaataaaaatatccaaaggtaaaatgtccaaaaacaaaaggaaaggcaaaatgctgaacgctcagaagatcaaaaaggtacaaagtccaaagaaagcaaaaatctcaaaaacacaagggcacaggcaagatacgtgggacagaggaaactagcactagacagcagagcataaagactccgtgacaagagaacaaacagaggggtatttatacacaaactaattaaggaacagggcggggcaggaaacaggcaattaagacaaacacaaaacacagtggcggcctctagaggccaaaacaaacatgacaagataaacataacagcggcctctagaggccaaaacagtcccagtcctaacaggagacccccccccccaggagcgtctcctgacgttcccagggtgatccggatgggccgaatggaagtcccgacaaagtcctttatctaaaatgtcccgggcggggacccaacagcgttcctcagggccatagccctcccagtctaccagatattgaagcccgccgcggacccggcgggagtcaagcaggcgatgcacagtgaacacctaGCCTgacgtggattgagtctctttgcttgctggaggtactccaggttcttgtggtccgtccagaccaaaaatggatgttgcgctccctccagccagtgcctccactcctcaagggccagtttaactgctagcagttctcgatcccccacatcataccgggactccgcagaactcaggcggtgggagaagtatgcgcaggggtgcaaccttccttccaagcgttgagagaggaccgcgctgACGCCGCTGTCCGAGGCATCTACCTCGACAATGAAGGGTTGTGAaaggtccgggaggaccagaatgggtgccgtgcagaagtggtgcttgaggtctttaaacgccttttccgcctgaggagaccagacatacgatccacctgtccctttggtgaggtccgatatgggcgctgctacagaactaaagttcctgataaacttgcggtagaagttcacaaatcctaagaaccgctgaacctctttgacggacttgggggtgggccagtcccggacggccagggtcttggctggatccatctggagttggcctgtctgtacaataaaacccagaaaggagacctcgggaacatgaaattcgcatttctgggccttagcgaacagattgttctgtagcagcctctggagaacctggcggacatggtggcggtgctcctgcacgatcttggaaaagattaggatgtcgtccaggtagacaaaaacatactggttaatcatgtccctcaagacgtctttgattagggcctgaaaaacagctggtgcgttggtgagtccgaagggcatcacctggtactcgtagtgcccagacggggtgttaaaggcagtcttccactcgtctccctgtcggatacagatgaggtggtatgcgttccgtaagtccaatttggtgaagacagtggcgccttggagcagatcgaacgctgtggacatcagcggaaggggatagcggttgcgtacagtgatcttgttcagacccctgtaatcaatacatggccggagccccccatccttcttgccgacaaagaagaagccagcaccagcgggtgaggtggagggtcgaatgaacccagaggccaaggcgtccttgatgtactcctccatggccttgcattctggctgagaaagggaaaacagtctgccacgaggaggggtagtcccagggagcaagtcaatggcacagtcgtaggcacggtgcggaggaagaacggcggccctgctcttgctgaaaacttccttgagatcccagtactctgtgggaacttgagataactcggtgagatcaggaggctcggcaggagacacaggagagctagagagcagacaagaggcatagcaagcaggaccccactccacaacctggctagtgacccagtctatacaagggttgtggcgggtgagccaaggaagacctagaataactgggaactctggtgaaggaatcaggtgcagggatatttcttccttgtgaccttaagactggaggaagactggagaagttacttgggtgactcttccgtcacctaagactTGGCCATCCAggtcagacacagacagtgggacttcaagaggagcagtcgggacattgatactttgggcgaagtgaacatccataaagtttccagctgccccggagtctaacaaggcttgacaagagtggacggactcaccccaggagatggagaccgggatgtagactacttggccagggagttcaggagagagggtaggcccggtcacaaccctccctcggctggacggggcggtccttttcccgagagcttgggacatgatgctcggaaatggccaggcttgccacagtagatgcagcacttgtccctccttctgcgctctctCTCAGCTGCAGAGAGACGAGTACAGCCAACttccatgggctctggacagtcactggaggaggtagacgggctccaggtcgaggcagtgaggccggggaagctcaggactcggcggcgctctctaatcctgttgtcaagatgagtagaaagtgagatcagagtttcgaggtcacttgggcatccgatagaggccaggccgtctttgatggggtcagacaaaccatggtgaaaggctgaaaccagggctgcttcATTCCATCCgccgactgctgcgagcgtccagaacgtgatggcgtagtccgcgacgcttccttcttgccggatggacatgagcttcctggctgcgtctttactggtgtctgcctgatcgaagacacgaagcatctcctccataaacaacttgaaatcagagcactcgggtccctgtctctgccaaatggccgttgcccaagctcgtgccttaccagctaacaaggttatcacaaaggcaatcttgcggcgatccgtagtgtaggtagtaggctgaagctcaaaggtgagttggcactgggtaaggaactcccggcactcaccgtgcttgccgtcatacctctgtgatgcaggaaggctgggttcgcaaggtgaaggaggcagcatggcgggaggcactggagcgggagcagatggtggagcaggagccggatcaggatgaggagatgcaggcagaggagtcagctgtgccagggttttcccaatttgctgaagcagtacctcgtggcaagcaagggcctcacgttggcttgtaaGTGtttgtccatgagtgtccatggtagctccgaagtgtgttaaagaagccataattccctgaagacacctctgctgagttggtcatgatggagtctttctgttagggttttgctgggattcaaacccgggtcgttggtgtgataatccagcaaacccccactaggccaccagggggatgattcaagtgcagaggcgtgaggcgaaagtagagtatcaaaaaaaagtttatttacactatttacaatccaatggaaaaaaacgaaaagaaaatccaaaagctcagaagataaaccaaaataaaaatatccaaaggtaaaatgtccaaaaacaaaaggaaaggcaaaatgctgaacgctcagaagatcaaaaaggtacaaagtccaaagaaagcaaaaatctcaaaaacacaagggcacaggcaagatacgtgggacagaggaaactagcactagacagcagagcataaagactccgtgacaagggaacaaacagaggggtatttatacacaaactaattaaggaacagggcggggcaggaaacaggcaatcaagacaaacacaaaacacagtggcggcctctagaggccaaaacaaacatgacaagataaacataaca from the Neoarius graeffei isolate fNeoGra1 chromosome 2, fNeoGra1.pri, whole genome shotgun sequence genome contains:
- the LOC132868852 gene encoding tripartite motif-containing protein 16-like, translated to MYFICPQSELKEEQMKSQQRIQEKQKVVQELKQAVNTIKLSAQTAVEDSERIFTELISSMEKKRWEVTELIRDQEKAELSRAERLLEQLEQEIADLQRRVTELEQLSHTHDHIHFLQVLASGRRSPPLDRPDFHTSSVTVHQHLSFDGVRNSLSDLKKRLEEFCEEEFNKIPPHAAAVQIISEPEPQSREEFLKYFCYLTLDPNTAHRHLILSEKNRAVRWSEREQRYSDHPETFDFCRQVLCKESACGRCYWEVEWSGNDGVVFISVSYHIYHLTSAGKDGH